One region of Sphingomonas kaistensis genomic DNA includes:
- a CDS encoding PBP1A family penicillin-binding protein — protein MGRHHSAADRLRAAWSRRRTLRFLGYGLLGGYALFVLTWLFFAAGLPSSEKLLAYQPPLPSNIRGVDGQPVGTFARERRVELSYDEYPSMVIEAFISAEDKTFFSHGGIDYPGLVGAVGDFALKSATGGARARGGSTITQQVAKALLQDDEYAISRKIREAILAFRLENTLTKEQILELYLNQIFLGRNAYGVQAASRAYFDKDVADLTLPEAAYLAILPKAPSNYDPVRQTQRALDRRNYVLREMVNNGYITPAQQAEAGSSPLGTIRLGTNAKFREVGGYFTEEVRRELLRRYGEDAGDSANSVYAGGLWVRTSMNPLMQDAAAEALREGLARFDGGRGWRDTGLSIEIDGDWRGRLDRAPLGTGFPDWRKAVVLEKTGGSARIGFTDGSEGRLAAGNATMPRRGGGGTAFSNLKNGMIIIVKQIAGEDYAIRSIPEIGGGFVAQEVRTGRVLAMQGGFDSIGASYNRATQAQRQPGSTFKPIVYYTALANGMTPATLIDDAPFCVWQGAGLGNKCFRNFDANYAGPKTLRWGVEQSRNLMTVRAASQTGMAKVTDTAKRLGVGDYPNYLSIALGAGDTTVLKLTNAYAILANHGRAVAPTLIDFVQDRDGKVIFRTDNRCAVMEGRCNAPDWDGGAMPRPPSRSRQLLEPQAAFQMVHVMTGVIERGTATTLRDLNRPLFGKTGTTTGPTNVWFVGGTPDVVAGTYIGYDQPRSMGGAAQGGRIAAPIFKQWAQAAFKDVPPTPFVAPKGIRMVRIDRVTGRRVFGTFPVREDPKSAVIWEAFQPESEPRRTLRRAGEEAELAAAAAAAPRTAPRRRAPPPPRPDAVKPAEPAATPPEDFLARQGGIY, from the coding sequence ATGGGCCGCCACCATAGCGCCGCCGACCGCCTGCGCGCGGCCTGGAGCCGCCGGCGGACGCTGCGTTTCCTCGGCTACGGCCTGCTTGGCGGCTATGCGTTGTTCGTCCTCACCTGGCTGTTCTTCGCCGCCGGCCTTCCGTCGAGTGAAAAGCTACTCGCCTACCAGCCTCCGCTGCCGAGCAACATTCGCGGGGTCGACGGCCAGCCGGTCGGCACCTTTGCGCGCGAGCGGCGGGTCGAGCTGTCGTACGACGAATATCCGTCGATGGTGATCGAGGCCTTCATCTCGGCCGAGGACAAGACCTTCTTCAGCCACGGCGGGATCGACTATCCGGGCCTGGTCGGCGCGGTCGGCGATTTTGCGCTGAAGAGCGCGACCGGCGGGGCGCGGGCGCGGGGCGGATCGACCATCACCCAGCAGGTCGCCAAGGCGCTGCTGCAGGATGACGAATATGCGATCAGCCGCAAGATTCGCGAAGCGATCCTCGCCTTCCGGCTCGAGAATACGCTGACCAAGGAGCAGATCCTCGAGCTTTACCTCAACCAGATCTTCCTCGGCCGGAACGCTTATGGGGTGCAGGCCGCGTCGCGGGCCTATTTCGACAAGGACGTCGCCGATCTGACGCTGCCGGAAGCCGCCTATCTCGCGATCCTGCCCAAGGCGCCCAGCAACTATGATCCCGTGCGCCAGACCCAGCGCGCGCTCGACCGCCGCAACTATGTGCTGCGCGAAATGGTCAACAATGGCTACATCACCCCGGCCCAGCAGGCCGAGGCGGGCTCGTCGCCGCTCGGCACCATCCGCCTCGGCACCAATGCCAAGTTCCGCGAAGTCGGCGGCTATTTCACCGAGGAAGTCCGCCGCGAATTGCTGCGCCGCTATGGCGAGGACGCCGGCGACAGCGCCAACAGCGTCTACGCCGGGGGCCTGTGGGTCCGCACCTCGATGAACCCGCTGATGCAGGACGCCGCCGCCGAAGCGCTGCGCGAAGGCTTGGCGCGGTTCGACGGCGGCCGCGGCTGGCGCGACACCGGGCTCAGCATCGAGATCGACGGCGACTGGCGCGGCCGGCTCGACCGCGCACCGCTCGGCACCGGTTTCCCGGACTGGCGCAAGGCGGTGGTCCTGGAAAAGACCGGCGGAAGCGCGCGGATCGGCTTTACCGACGGGTCGGAAGGTCGGCTTGCCGCAGGCAACGCGACCATGCCGCGGCGGGGCGGGGGAGGCACCGCCTTCTCCAATCTCAAGAATGGCATGATCATCATCGTCAAGCAGATCGCCGGCGAGGATTATGCGATCCGCTCCATCCCCGAGATCGGCGGCGGCTTCGTCGCGCAGGAAGTGCGCACCGGCCGGGTGCTGGCGATGCAGGGCGGCTTCGATTCGATCGGCGCCAGCTACAATCGCGCCACCCAGGCCCAGCGCCAGCCCGGCTCCACTTTCAAGCCGATCGTCTATTATACGGCGCTCGCCAACGGCATGACCCCGGCCACGCTGATCGACGACGCGCCCTTCTGCGTGTGGCAGGGCGCGGGCCTCGGCAACAAATGCTTCCGCAACTTCGACGCCAATTATGCCGGCCCGAAGACCCTGCGCTGGGGCGTCGAGCAGTCGCGCAACCTGATGACGGTGCGCGCCGCCTCGCAGACCGGCATGGCCAAGGTCACCGACACCGCCAAGCGCCTCGGCGTCGGCGACTATCCCAACTATCTGTCGATCGCGCTCGGCGCCGGCGACACCACCGTGCTCAAGCTCACCAATGCCTATGCCATCCTCGCCAATCACGGCCGGGCGGTGGCGCCGACCCTGATCGATTTCGTCCAGGATCGCGACGGCAAGGTCATCTTCCGCACCGATAATCGCTGCGCGGTGATGGAAGGCCGCTGCAACGCGCCCGACTGGGACGGCGGCGCCATGCCCCGTCCGCCAAGCCGCTCGCGCCAGTTGCTCGAGCCGCAGGCCGCGTTCCAGATGGTGCACGTCATGACCGGGGTGATCGAGCGCGGGACCGCAACCACGCTGCGCGACCTCAATCGCCCGCTGTTCGGCAAGACCGGCACCACCACCGGCCCGACCAACGTGTGGTTCGTCGGCGGCACCCCCGACGTCGTCGCCGGCACCTACATCGGCTACGACCAGCCGCGTTCGATGGGCGGCGCGGCGCAGGGCGGGCGGATCGCCGCGCCGATCTTCAAGCAATGGGCGCAGGCCGCGTTCAAGGACGTGCCGCCGACGCCGTTCGTGGCGCCCAAGGGCATCCGCATGGTCCGAATCGACCGCGTCACCGGGCGCCGCGTGTTCGGTACCTTCCCGGTCCGCGAGGATCCCAAGTCGGCGGTGATCTGGGAAGCCTTCCAGCCGGAAAGCGAACCGCGCCGCACGCTTCGTCGCGCCGGCGAGGAAGCCGAGCTTGCCGCCGCCGCGGCCGCCGCTCCCCGCACCGCGCCGCGCCGCCGGGCCCCGCCGCCGCCGCGCCCCGACGCCGTCAAGCCGGCCGAGCCCGCCGCGACGCCGCCCGAGGACTTCTTGGCAAGGCAGGGCGGAATCTACTAG
- the prfB gene encoding peptide chain release factor 2, with product MRAEAQAHIDQVNAATALLRRFLDWDRALRRLEELNQKVEDPSLWNDPKAAQEVMRERRRLDEAIAATRKLETELTDTVELIEMAEAEGDDGLVDDGVKALADLAERAEKDKVSALLAGEADANNSYVEVNSGAGGTESNDWAGMLQRMYSRWAERHGMKVELVDFHSGEQAGIKSATLLVKGENAYGNLKVESGVHRLVRISPYDSSARRHTSFASVWVYPEVDDDIDIEVNESELRIDTYRASGAGGQHINTTDSAVRITHIPTNIVVQCQNQRSQHKNKAEAMKQLKARLYEAELQKREAEANATAAAKTDIGWGHQIRSYVLQPYQLVKDLRTGMTSTAPGDVLDGDLDRFMAAALSQRVTGEKVDVEDVD from the coding sequence ATGCGCGCCGAAGCGCAGGCCCATATCGACCAGGTCAATGCCGCCACCGCCCTGCTTCGCCGGTTCCTCGACTGGGACCGGGCGCTGCGGCGGCTGGAGGAGCTCAACCAGAAGGTCGAGGACCCGAGCCTGTGGAACGACCCCAAGGCGGCGCAGGAAGTCATGCGCGAACGCCGCCGGCTGGACGAGGCGATCGCCGCCACCCGCAAGCTCGAGACCGAGCTGACCGACACGGTCGAATTGATCGAGATGGCAGAGGCCGAGGGCGACGACGGCCTTGTCGACGATGGCGTCAAGGCGCTCGCCGATCTCGCCGAGCGGGCCGAGAAGGACAAGGTCTCGGCGCTGCTGGCGGGCGAGGCCGACGCCAACAACAGCTATGTCGAGGTCAATTCGGGCGCCGGCGGGACCGAGAGCAACGACTGGGCCGGGATGCTCCAGCGGATGTATTCGCGCTGGGCGGAACGCCACGGGATGAAGGTCGAGCTGGTCGATTTCCACTCGGGCGAGCAGGCCGGAATCAAGTCGGCGACCCTGCTGGTCAAGGGCGAGAACGCCTACGGCAACCTCAAGGTCGAGAGCGGCGTCCACCGGCTGGTCCGGATCAGCCCCTACGACAGCTCGGCCCGGCGCCACACCAGCTTCGCCAGCGTGTGGGTCTATCCCGAAGTCGACGATGACATCGACATCGAGGTGAACGAAAGCGAGCTGCGCATCGACACCTACCGCGCGAGCGGTGCGGGCGGGCAGCACATCAACACCACCGACAGCGCGGTCCGGATCACCCACATTCCGACCAACATCGTGGTGCAGTGCCAGAACCAGCGGTCGCAGCACAAGAACAAGGCCGAGGCGATGAAGCAGCTGAAGGCCCGGCTCTACGAGGCCGAGCTGCAGAAGCGCGAGGCCGAGGCCAATGCCACCGCCGCGGCCAAGACCGACATCGGCTGGGGCCACCAGATCCGGTCCTACGTCCTGCAGCCCTACCAGCTGGTCAAGGACCTGCGGACCGGCATGACCTCCACCGCGCCGGGCGACGTGCTCGACGGCGACCTCGACCGCTTCATGGCTGCGGCGCTGAGCCAGCGGGTGACGGGCGAAAAGGTCGATGTGGAAGACGTCGACTAG
- a CDS encoding class I SAM-dependent methyltransferase, with translation MRAGGTLAVGCLALALAACRAEGDPATGFPPSGRDVAPIVSDAFSTEDVRDRVGEFEAVVAAARVRPGMSVADIGAGEGYYTVRLSPLVAAKGRVLAQDIVPETRDRLAERVQREGLDNVTVRLGEPADPKLPPGGLDRIFLVHMYHEVTDPYAFLWHLVGGLKPGGEVIVVDADRPVKRHGIPPARLKCELAALGLRLDRFERMPDGDTFFAAFRAAGPRPAPSAIKPCAEPA, from the coding sequence ATGCGGGCAGGGGGCACGCTCGCGGTCGGCTGCCTGGCGCTGGCGCTCGCCGCCTGCCGCGCCGAGGGCGACCCAGCCACCGGCTTTCCGCCGTCCGGCCGCGACGTCGCGCCGATCGTGTCCGACGCCTTCTCGACCGAGGACGTGCGCGACCGGGTCGGGGAGTTCGAGGCGGTGGTCGCCGCGGCCCGGGTCCGGCCCGGCATGTCGGTCGCCGACATCGGCGCGGGCGAGGGATATTACACCGTCCGCCTGTCGCCGTTGGTCGCTGCGAAGGGGCGCGTGCTGGCACAGGACATCGTGCCCGAAACCCGCGACCGCCTTGCCGAGCGGGTCCAGCGCGAAGGGCTCGACAATGTCACCGTCCGGCTGGGCGAGCCGGCCGATCCCAAGCTTCCGCCCGGCGGGCTCGACCGCATCTTCCTGGTCCACATGTACCATGAGGTGACCGACCCCTACGCCTTCCTGTGGCACCTGGTCGGCGGATTGAAGCCCGGCGGCGAGGTCATCGTGGTCGACGCCGACCGCCCGGTGAAGCGCCACGGAATCCCGCCCGCGCGCCTCAAGTGCGAGCTTGCAGCGCTCGGCCTGCGCCTCGACCGCTTCGAGCGGATGCCCGATGGCGACACCTTCTTCGCCGCCTTCCGCGCCGCCGGTCCGCGGCCCGCCCCGAGCGCGATCAAGCCCTGCGCGGAGCCGGCATGA
- a CDS encoding tRNA-binding protein — MTIPFDDFLAVEIHVGTVIAAEPFPEARKPAFKLTIDFGPEIGTRRSSAQITALYTPDELVGRQVMAVTNFAPRQIGPFMSEVLVLGASDGEGRISLLAPDHPVPDGARMH, encoded by the coding sequence ATGACCATTCCCTTCGACGACTTCCTCGCCGTCGAGATCCACGTCGGCACGGTCATCGCCGCCGAGCCGTTCCCGGAAGCCCGCAAGCCGGCCTTCAAGCTGACCATCGACTTCGGCCCGGAGATCGGCACCAGGCGCAGCTCGGCCCAGATCACCGCGCTCTACACACCCGACGAACTGGTCGGGCGCCAGGTCATGGCGGTCACCAACTTCGCCCCGCGCCAGATCGGCCCGTTCATGAGCGAGGTCCTGGTACTCGGCGCGTCGGACGGGGAGGGGCGCATCTCGCTTCTCGCGCCCGACCACCCGGTCCCGGACGGCGCGCGGATGCACTGA